One Pseudodesulfovibrio alkaliphilus DNA segment encodes these proteins:
- a CDS encoding class I SAM-dependent methyltransferase — protein sequence MMLPQQAPNQLTDPGIVFELMIGPIRMAVLDTALKMEMADILAQKQDLESISQALDVKSDTTNLAYFLDALVSMGFAAKQNGQYGNTPFAESYLRKQSPSYLGGLVQNLSRMQHRNLGRIPELIRQGPPEVNKRDQLHEEELWKQSVRHLASYQKAGMADRVAALVASLPEFPSMKRMLDLGCGPGIMCMTTVSRHSSLEGVLCDLPSVLEVAREEIAAAGLESRVSTIDGDYNDVDFGNGYDLIWASHTLYYARDLDALFARLYEALNPGGVFISFHEGLTNERTQPSGVVLSRLSLALEGQDVSFEQGEIASHLPGAGFSLVETRSLMLPMGSMELTIARKRG from the coding sequence ATGATGCTTCCGCAACAAGCGCCGAACCAACTTACCGATCCGGGCATCGTGTTCGAACTGATGATCGGCCCCATACGCATGGCCGTACTGGATACTGCGCTGAAAATGGAAATGGCCGATATTCTGGCCCAGAAACAGGACCTGGAATCCATCTCCCAGGCCCTGGACGTGAAAAGCGATACAACCAACCTGGCCTATTTTCTCGATGCCCTGGTCTCCATGGGCTTTGCTGCAAAGCAAAATGGACAGTATGGCAACACCCCCTTTGCGGAATCCTATCTGCGAAAGCAAAGCCCCTCCTATCTGGGCGGGCTGGTTCAAAACCTCTCGCGCATGCAGCATCGCAATCTCGGGCGCATCCCGGAGCTGATCCGCCAGGGGCCTCCCGAGGTGAACAAACGGGACCAACTGCATGAAGAAGAGTTGTGGAAACAGTCGGTGCGACATCTGGCCAGCTACCAGAAAGCGGGCATGGCTGATCGTGTGGCCGCCTTGGTGGCCTCGCTCCCGGAATTCCCCAGCATGAAACGCATGCTGGACCTCGGCTGCGGTCCGGGCATCATGTGCATGACAACCGTTTCGCGGCATTCTTCTCTGGAAGGAGTCCTGTGCGATCTGCCCTCTGTCTTGGAGGTGGCCCGCGAAGAGATAGCGGCGGCAGGTCTGGAATCCCGCGTCAGCACCATAGACGGCGATTACAACGATGTGGACTTCGGCAATGGTTACGACCTGATATGGGCCAGCCACACTCTGTATTACGCCAGAGACCTGGATGCCCTGTTCGCTCGACTGTACGAGGCGCTCAATCCGGGCGGTGTCTTCATCAGTTTTCACGAAGGACTGACCAATGAACGCACCCAGCCTTCGGGCGTGGTGCTTTCACGCCTCTCACTGGCCCTGGAGGGTCAGGATGTCTCTTTTGAGCAGGGAGAGATCGCATCCCATCTTCCCGGTGCGGGGTTCTCGCTGGTGGAAACCCGGTCCCTGATGTTGCCCATGGGGTCCATGGAACTGACCATCGCCCGCAAACGAGGCTGA
- a CDS encoding TonB-dependent receptor: MHLLKPIGILLSLTLILTTQALATEGNPQNDNREEITLEAVTVTATKREGSVKDFPGNITVMDEMFMETRGVNKLGDLVRFAPNIYVKDTSSGGSIVCRGISTIDTSLFSPMGLYIDDVAYPLGYMVNQDLFDLERVEILRGPQGTLYGRNSESGVINIVIKEPDNEHRNKVLFEASNFHTVRLGSSFSGPIVEDTLFYGLSLQGYTTYGYYENTYTNDDDVAGEKSLTGRGTLRWTPNSDLEVSLNLDGAKRNLGISALRYDEGPNKTGRHEVSVNEADRAYETELGQSARVKHSWQSMELTSITSHRTFDRDHLFDNDRTSVALGYSELDVDMESWSQEFRLASKDMDALSWLLGAYGRYETIDAGIDFTHVNPLLASTRKGDSKDFGYAGFGQTTYEIVSGLRLTGGLRLDVSENSGKQTYTPNTGPVSYKGNVNDTQWLPMASLSYDFTSHVTGYTTYSQGFLAGGFNFFSATSEDSFAYKAERSTNYEAGIKTNWIDNTLLLNATVFYINTSDKQVREEVPGAGTGAWKFTNAAEAHTQGVELEAKYNPIPEIQLIAGLGYADSKVDDWKTTVGGTAVDYSGNKLPWAPKYTYNLGVAYTHQSGFFALADLLGTGEQYFDAANELKDNGYRIVNLRLGYQSEDVEWSLWCNNLFDEGYAVKKVNSAAGLAMVEDGAPRTYGLTFNWRF, from the coding sequence ATGCACTTGCTCAAACCAATCGGCATCCTGTTGTCACTCACTCTCATTTTAACGACCCAAGCGCTTGCAACTGAGGGGAATCCCCAAAACGATAATCGCGAGGAGATCACCCTTGAAGCGGTTACCGTCACTGCCACAAAGCGTGAAGGGTCGGTCAAAGACTTTCCCGGAAACATCACTGTGATGGACGAGATGTTCATGGAGACTCGCGGAGTCAACAAGCTGGGAGACCTGGTCCGCTTCGCGCCGAACATCTACGTCAAGGACACCAGTTCGGGAGGTTCCATCGTTTGCCGCGGCATCTCCACCATTGATACGTCGCTGTTCAGCCCCATGGGCCTGTACATTGATGATGTGGCCTACCCTCTTGGCTACATGGTCAACCAGGATCTTTTCGACCTTGAGCGAGTCGAGATTCTGCGCGGCCCCCAGGGGACACTCTATGGCCGCAACAGCGAGTCCGGGGTGATCAACATCGTGATCAAGGAGCCGGACAACGAACATCGCAATAAAGTGCTTTTTGAGGCAAGCAACTTTCATACGGTCCGCCTGGGCAGCAGCTTTAGCGGACCCATCGTTGAGGACACGCTCTTTTATGGCCTTTCTCTCCAAGGCTATACCACCTACGGATACTACGAAAACACCTATACGAACGACGACGATGTCGCCGGGGAAAAGTCTCTGACCGGCCGCGGCACTCTGCGCTGGACACCCAACAGCGACCTGGAAGTCTCCCTGAACCTTGACGGCGCAAAGCGCAACCTCGGCATCAGCGCCCTGCGCTACGACGAAGGCCCCAACAAGACTGGCCGACACGAGGTCAGCGTCAATGAAGCGGACAGGGCCTACGAAACGGAACTGGGGCAGTCCGCACGGGTCAAGCATAGCTGGCAGTCCATGGAGTTGACCTCCATAACAAGCCACCGGACCTTTGATCGGGACCACCTCTTTGACAACGACAGGACTTCCGTGGCCTTGGGTTACTCCGAGCTGGACGTGGACATGGAGAGCTGGAGCCAGGAATTCCGGCTGGCATCAAAGGACATGGACGCATTGTCGTGGTTGCTCGGAGCTTATGGGCGCTATGAGACAATTGATGCGGGCATAGACTTCACCCACGTCAACCCGCTTCTGGCTTCCACACGCAAAGGGGACAGCAAAGACTTCGGGTATGCTGGTTTTGGTCAGACGACCTATGAAATAGTCAGCGGCCTGCGGCTTACGGGCGGCCTGCGGCTGGATGTCTCCGAAAACAGCGGCAAACAGACCTATACGCCCAACACCGGCCCGGTGTCCTACAAAGGAAACGTGAATGATACGCAATGGCTGCCCATGGCCTCGCTGTCATACGACTTCACCTCCCATGTCACTGGGTACACCACATATTCCCAGGGATTTCTGGCAGGAGGTTTCAATTTCTTCTCCGCCACAAGCGAAGACTCCTTTGCCTACAAAGCCGAGCGTTCCACCAACTACGAGGCAGGCATCAAGACCAACTGGATCGATAACACTCTGCTCCTCAATGCAACGGTCTTTTATATTAACACTTCAGACAAGCAGGTGCGGGAAGAAGTACCCGGCGCAGGCACGGGCGCATGGAAATTCACCAACGCGGCAGAAGCGCACACGCAGGGAGTCGAACTGGAAGCCAAGTACAACCCCATCCCGGAAATCCAACTAATCGCCGGGCTGGGTTATGCGGATTCCAAGGTCGATGACTGGAAAACCACGGTGGGCGGCACCGCGGTGGACTACAGCGGCAACAAGCTGCCCTGGGCTCCGAAATACACCTACAACCTCGGGGTGGCCTACACTCACCAGAGCGGATTCTTTGCCCTGGCCGACCTGTTAGGCACCGGAGAGCAATATTTTGATGCCGCCAACGAACTCAAGGACAATGGATACCGGATCGTGAACCTTCGCCTGGGCTATCAGAGCGAGGATGTCGAATGGTCCCTGTGGTGCAACAACCTGTTCGACGAGGGCTACGCAGTCAAAAAAGTCAATAGCGCCGCAGGTCTCGCAATGGTGGAAGACGGAGCACCCAGAACGTATGGATTGACCTTCAACTGGAGATTTTAA
- a CDS encoding helix-turn-helix transcriptional regulator, whose amino-acid sequence MKNVRRTQAPTQDLQVLKVSAKTGISGSQFIQSCLLRPGLTLAISTPAPKSPLQASFDIDDAPIQFGFTYAGKSRCAYSGGSLRNSAHEMHQGSNAIFHLPKTKGTIKQPPFNPACTIGITASPEFLYDYLADELGRLPDKFLRVLEGGKGTPLAWFGACHPAKNALLGQILHCPYRDGLRKLFLESKVLELLAIQINDYIKAHTCQCPAKLALCPSDVERIRHARDILVSDLENPPNIPELAALVGVNEKKLKIGFRQVFETSIFGYFREYRMQKAHEFLQQGNANVTETAYAVGYQSLSHFSHAFRERFGILPKAFLTSQRHLRHSK is encoded by the coding sequence ATGAAGAACGTGCGCCGAACTCAAGCCCCGACACAAGATCTTCAAGTTTTGAAAGTTTCCGCCAAAACAGGCATATCGGGCTCCCAATTCATCCAATCATGCTTGTTACGCCCAGGTCTGACACTGGCAATATCCACCCCTGCTCCCAAAAGCCCGCTCCAGGCATCGTTTGATATAGACGATGCCCCCATACAATTCGGCTTTACGTATGCAGGAAAAAGCAGATGCGCCTATTCCGGCGGCAGCCTGCGCAACTCAGCTCATGAGATGCACCAAGGTTCCAACGCAATCTTTCATCTGCCGAAAACAAAAGGAACAATCAAGCAACCCCCCTTCAACCCAGCCTGCACCATAGGCATTACGGCTTCGCCAGAGTTTTTGTACGACTATTTGGCAGACGAACTGGGGCGCCTTCCTGATAAATTCTTAAGGGTCTTGGAAGGCGGTAAAGGTACGCCCTTGGCGTGGTTCGGAGCATGTCACCCCGCCAAGAACGCCCTGCTGGGCCAGATCCTGCATTGCCCCTACAGGGATGGCCTTCGCAAATTATTCCTCGAGAGCAAGGTGTTGGAACTGCTCGCAATACAAATCAACGACTACATCAAGGCCCACACCTGCCAATGCCCCGCGAAACTGGCGCTCTGCCCGTCGGATGTGGAACGCATTCGCCACGCCCGGGATATTCTGGTCAGCGACCTTGAAAACCCGCCGAACATTCCCGAACTGGCAGCACTGGTCGGTGTGAATGAAAAAAAACTCAAGATCGGGTTCAGGCAGGTCTTTGAGACATCTATCTTCGGCTACTTCCGGGAATACAGGATGCAAAAGGCTCACGAGTTCCTGCAACAGGGCAATGCCAATGTCACGGAAACAGCATATGCGGTTGGCTACCAAAGCTTGAGCCACTTCAGTCACGCCTTCAGGGAACGATTCGGAATTCTGCCCAAGGCGTTCCTGACCAGCCAACGCCACCTGCGACATTCAAAGTAA
- a CDS encoding molybdopterin-dependent oxidoreductase, with the protein MVKEYVYSICGMCSVRCPIQVEVVDGRAEYIQGNPHAPGIQGSLCPRGAAGTALTYDKERPQHPMIRVGERGEGKWRKASWDEALDYVADRLKAIQAEYGKQSVLFSDRGGPFRDFYRAFLRGIGTPNYNNHDSACARNVQNAALSVFGFGRKDVAYDLKNAKHVVLQQRNIFEAVNVAEVNNLLNGMEAGCKLSVIDIRANVPATKADNFFLIRPGTDYAFNLAVINALIDEELYDKQFVADWISDFDVLKDFVAGYTPEWAEDETGIPAASIRDLARQLAEAAPSVIWHPGWMTARYSDSFYMTRTIYIINAMLGSIGAKGGMPLMVKPGDVGAKGLKSFMDLYPKPEGKRVDGVGWMEGRKHFDQGPGLVNLAYDAIATGEPYPIKAYIAHRHDPLMAFPDKDDVVSMWKNLDLLVAVTFSWSDTAWYADVVLPISPYLEREDTIMTKNGAKPSFIIRKRAIAPIYDTKAIWEIYAGLAKRMGLEALDYDNIEDIWKFQLDGTGVSIEDFDKTGIVSLAKEPLLKPVKEGTFKTPSGKIQIIDAKLEGDGMPSLLPYVSPQRPPADRFRITFGRCALHTQGHTVNNALLFERMPENTLWIHTDKAKALGIATDDHVTVSNNGYSSKIRAFVTDFIHPEAVFMIHGFGHTLPCESRALGKGAADNLLMPKGIRRYDKSGGAISMQEHFVQVAKAQ; encoded by the coding sequence ATGGTTAAGGAATATGTCTACAGCATATGTGGTATGTGCTCGGTGCGCTGCCCCATTCAGGTCGAGGTGGTGGACGGCAGGGCCGAATACATTCAGGGCAACCCCCATGCCCCGGGCATTCAGGGCTCCCTGTGTCCTCGCGGCGCGGCGGGAACCGCGCTGACTTACGACAAAGAACGCCCGCAGCATCCCATGATCCGCGTGGGCGAACGCGGCGAAGGCAAATGGCGCAAGGCGTCCTGGGACGAGGCGTTGGACTATGTGGCTGACAGGCTTAAGGCCATCCAGGCCGAATACGGCAAGCAATCCGTGCTCTTCTCCGACCGGGGCGGCCCGTTTCGCGATTTCTACCGCGCCTTCCTGCGCGGCATCGGTACGCCCAACTACAACAACCACGACTCGGCCTGCGCCCGCAACGTCCAGAACGCCGCCCTCTCGGTCTTCGGCTTCGGCCGCAAGGATGTGGCTTATGACCTCAAGAACGCCAAGCATGTCGTCCTGCAGCAGCGCAACATCTTCGAGGCCGTCAATGTGGCCGAGGTCAACAACCTGCTCAACGGCATGGAAGCCGGGTGCAAGCTCTCGGTCATCGACATCCGGGCCAATGTGCCAGCCACCAAGGCGGACAACTTCTTCCTCATCCGTCCCGGAACGGACTACGCCTTCAACCTGGCGGTGATCAACGCCCTCATCGACGAGGAACTCTACGACAAGCAGTTCGTGGCCGACTGGATAAGCGACTTCGACGTTCTCAAGGACTTCGTGGCCGGATACACCCCCGAGTGGGCCGAGGACGAGACCGGCATCCCCGCCGCCTCGATCCGCGACCTGGCCCGCCAGCTCGCCGAGGCCGCGCCCTCGGTCATCTGGCATCCCGGCTGGATGACGGCCCGCTACAGCGACTCCTTCTACATGACCCGGACCATCTACATCATCAACGCCATGCTCGGAAGCATCGGGGCCAAAGGCGGAATGCCGCTCATGGTCAAGCCCGGCGATGTCGGAGCCAAGGGACTCAAGAGCTTCATGGACCTCTACCCCAAGCCCGAAGGCAAGCGCGTCGACGGAGTGGGATGGATGGAAGGACGCAAGCACTTCGATCAGGGACCTGGGCTGGTGAACCTTGCCTACGACGCCATCGCCACTGGCGAGCCCTATCCCATAAAGGCATACATAGCTCATCGGCACGACCCGCTCATGGCCTTCCCGGACAAGGACGACGTGGTCTCCATGTGGAAGAACCTCGACCTGCTGGTGGCCGTGACCTTCTCCTGGTCCGACACGGCCTGGTACGCCGACGTGGTGCTGCCCATCTCGCCCTATCTGGAGCGCGAGGACACCATCATGACCAAAAATGGCGCCAAGCCGAGCTTCATCATCCGCAAGCGGGCCATCGCACCGATTTACGACACCAAGGCCATCTGGGAGATCTACGCAGGGCTGGCCAAACGCATGGGCCTTGAGGCACTCGACTACGACAACATCGAGGACATCTGGAAATTCCAGCTTGACGGCACTGGCGTGAGCATAGAGGACTTCGACAAGACCGGCATCGTCTCTCTGGCCAAGGAGCCTCTGCTCAAGCCCGTCAAGGAAGGGACCTTCAAGACCCCGTCCGGCAAGATCCAGATCATCGACGCCAAGCTCGAGGGAGACGGCATGCCCTCGCTCCTGCCCTACGTCTCGCCCCAGCGGCCGCCCGCTGACCGCTTCCGCATCACCTTTGGCCGCTGCGCCCTGCACACGCAGGGGCACACGGTCAACAACGCCCTGCTCTTCGAGCGCATGCCGGAGAACACCCTGTGGATTCACACCGACAAGGCCAAGGCCCTGGGTATCGCCACCGACGACCACGTCACCGTGAGCAACAACGGCTACTCGTCTAAAATCCGGGCCTTTGTCACCGACTTCATCCACCCCGAGGCGGTGTTCATGATCCATGGATTCGGACACACCCTGCCCTGCGAATCCCGCGCTCTGGGCAAGGGCGCGGCCGACAATCTGCTCATGCCCAAAGGCATCAGACGCTACGACAAGTCCGGCGGCGCGATCTCCATGCAGGAACACTTCGTGCAAGTCGCCAAGGCACAATAA
- a CDS encoding 4Fe-4S dicluster domain-containing protein produces MAIYRIKFDKKRCIACDACLIHCKVKNKVPTGLSLNRLFVEGPIADKDGKPTAKLKYQPCMHCKKPECVPACPTGAMYQREDGLVLVNMDLCDGCQSCIEACPWDVPVFNGQTGKIMKCDYCVDRVDAGGTPACVTGCTASALSFVRPE; encoded by the coding sequence ATGGCAATTTACAGGATCAAGTTTGACAAGAAAAGGTGCATCGCCTGTGATGCCTGCCTGATTCACTGCAAGGTGAAGAACAAGGTGCCGACCGGGTTGAGTTTGAACAGGCTCTTTGTCGAAGGACCCATTGCTGACAAGGACGGCAAGCCCACGGCCAAGCTCAAGTACCAGCCCTGTATGCACTGCAAGAAGCCGGAGTGTGTGCCGGCCTGTCCCACCGGGGCCATGTACCAGCGCGAGGACGGGCTTGTGCTTGTCAATATGGACCTGTGTGACGGGTGTCAGTCGTGTATCGAGGCGTGTCCTTGGGATGTGCCGGTTTTCAATGGGCAGACCGGCAAGATCATGAAGTGCGACTACTGTGTGGATCGGGTCGATGCAGGGGGAACTCCCGCCTGCGTCACTGGTTGCACCGCATCGGCCTTAAGTTTCGTGCGGCCCGAATAG
- a CDS encoding sulfite exporter TauE/SafE family protein: MLRSNKTLMLLAVLAVCLMAQPAWADALADAIAEANPQGEPGYLGIPGGPQINLIIALLWAIWVGWIFSTVGAFGGIMAGVGHITIFGLGDYASSFGKGAKLNKLVTDSIRVSNQWMVGCSAALSSFNYWKAGRLVLPLAIALGIGSIAGSWLVPWLTAGKISLKAYLGYFGLFVLFLGCYLFYETTPKGQASKQAAKKAADAFQKAVKEQSAGGKVDMAEMGVKVQKFTPSACEFTFFGVEFKFNPLIPLVGGFFIAALASFLGVGGGFLLVPFLTSVAGLPMYLVAGTSALAVFVGMINSIASYMFLGNITIEWSLIGVELVGVVIGSIIGPKTSKYIPDVWLKRIFIVLAFYVGIRYTSQGFLGYSILPPF, translated from the coding sequence GTGTTACGTTCCAACAAAACTCTCATGTTGCTGGCTGTGCTGGCCGTGTGCCTCATGGCCCAACCCGCATGGGCCGACGCCCTGGCCGACGCCATCGCCGAGGCGAACCCGCAGGGCGAGCCAGGGTATCTTGGCATTCCCGGCGGTCCGCAGATCAACTTGATCATTGCCCTGCTCTGGGCGATCTGGGTAGGCTGGATATTCTCCACCGTCGGTGCCTTCGGCGGGATCATGGCCGGTGTCGGCCACATCACCATCTTTGGTTTGGGTGATTATGCCAGTTCCTTTGGCAAGGGTGCCAAGCTCAACAAGCTGGTCACCGACTCCATCCGCGTGTCCAACCAGTGGATGGTCGGTTGCTCGGCGGCTCTCTCTTCCTTCAACTATTGGAAGGCCGGTCGTTTGGTGCTGCCCCTGGCCATCGCCCTGGGCATCGGTTCCATCGCCGGTTCCTGGCTGGTGCCCTGGCTCACCGCGGGCAAGATCAGCCTGAAGGCGTACCTTGGCTACTTCGGCCTCTTTGTCCTCTTCCTGGGCTGCTACCTCTTCTATGAGACCACCCCCAAGGGCCAGGCCAGCAAGCAGGCCGCCAAGAAGGCCGCCGACGCCTTCCAGAAAGCCGTCAAGGAGCAGTCTGCCGGTGGCAAGGTGGACATGGCCGAGATGGGCGTCAAGGTGCAGAAGTTCACCCCCTCTGCCTGCGAGTTCACCTTCTTCGGCGTGGAGTTCAAGTTCAACCCGCTCATCCCCCTGGTCGGCGGCTTCTTCATCGCCGCCCTGGCCTCGTTCCTGGGTGTTGGCGGCGGCTTCCTGCTCGTGCCGTTCCTGACCTCCGTGGCCGGGCTGCCCATGTATCTGGTGGCCGGAACCTCTGCCCTGGCCGTGTTCGTGGGCATGATCAACTCCATCGCCTCCTACATGTTCCTTGGCAACATCACCATTGAGTGGAGCCTCATCGGCGTCGAGCTGGTGGGCGTTGTCATCGGCTCCATTATCGGCCCCAAGACCTCCAAGTACATCCCGGATGTCTGGCTCAAGCGCATCTTCATCGTCCTGGCCTTCTACGTGGGTATCCGCTACACCTCTCAGGGGTTCCTGGGTTACAGCATCCTGCCTCCCTTCTAG
- a CDS encoding PH domain-containing protein has translation MHSIHKIPITPLAPLGLLAFVAAVAAAVAWSFRSGLTWTAICLIAVVAPLALLYWYMLYVNPRRASVTVAEEGILLAAPPFASAVIPWASVRETLEANLLDPEFAIGKSKKFMHFAGYRSGVVELANGREAVIVANRTTVLCVRTEERDYLLGPTDLDALVRAVAQARK, from the coding sequence ATGCACAGCATCCACAAAATCCCCATCACCCCGCTGGCCCCGCTGGGCCTGCTCGCCTTTGTCGCGGCCGTGGCCGCGGCCGTGGCCTGGAGCTTTCGGTCCGGCCTGACCTGGACGGCCATCTGCCTCATAGCGGTTGTCGCCCCGCTGGCCCTGCTCTATTGGTACATGCTCTACGTCAACCCCCGGCGCGCCTCTGTCACCGTGGCCGAAGAGGGCATTCTGCTGGCCGCACCGCCCTTTGCCAGCGCGGTGATCCCCTGGGCCTCGGTACGGGAGACCTTGGAGGCCAACCTCCTCGACCCGGAATTCGCCATCGGCAAATCAAAGAAATTCATGCACTTCGCCGGATACCGTTCCGGTGTGGTCGAACTCGCCAATGGCCGCGAGGCGGTTATCGTGGCCAACCGGACAACTGTCCTGTGCGTCCGCACCGAGGAGCGCGATTACCTGCTCGGCCCCACTGACCTTGATGCGCTGGTCCGGGCCGTGGCCCAGGCCAGAAAATGA
- a CDS encoding phosphate/phosphite/phosphonate ABC transporter substrate-binding protein codes for MTRAAKGLSAFVLMAVMLMLPGCGDSEPAVEVDLTRRERLVAPQRQKTITYAYLPQYSRTVSFQRHRALLEYLRVTTGLPLHQVFPDTFDEHVKMVQRGEIDISYSNPFIYIQLAEIGSTAFAKIVEPGGTPAFSGQIICRSDNPTIKSIADCRGKRLIAVDPGSAGGFLFPLGLFYDHGIRLEDFSEVEFAQGKQEKVILAVLAGAYDIGTIRKGSLDVVAGMIDLSDIRVLAETRNYPGWVYSARDGFDPAAVGAIAEAMFSLDPAIPEHREILGVAGMSGIIPAHDADYGPIRELADKVGR; via the coding sequence ATGACAAGGGCGGCCAAGGGTCTTTCGGCCTTTGTTCTGATGGCGGTCATGCTCATGCTCCCCGGATGCGGCGACAGCGAGCCGGCGGTGGAGGTCGATCTCACTCGGAGGGAGCGGCTCGTTGCCCCGCAGCGGCAGAAAACCATTACCTACGCCTACCTGCCCCAGTATTCGCGCACGGTCTCCTTTCAGCGCCATCGGGCCCTGCTTGAGTATCTGCGCGTGACCACCGGCCTGCCCCTGCATCAGGTGTTTCCCGATACCTTTGACGAGCATGTGAAAATGGTCCAGCGCGGCGAGATTGACATATCCTATTCCAATCCCTTCATTTACATCCAACTGGCCGAGATCGGGTCCACGGCCTTTGCCAAGATAGTCGAGCCCGGCGGCACACCCGCCTTCAGCGGACAGATCATCTGCCGCAGCGACAACCCCACCATCAAGTCCATTGCTGATTGCCGGGGCAAGCGGCTCATCGCCGTGGACCCGGGGTCGGCCGGGGGATTTCTCTTTCCCCTCGGACTGTTCTACGATCATGGCATCCGGCTGGAGGATTTCTCCGAGGTGGAGTTTGCCCAGGGCAAACAGGAGAAGGTCATCCTGGCGGTGCTGGCCGGGGCCTACGATATCGGCACCATCCGCAAGGGATCGCTGGACGTGGTGGCGGGCATGATCGACCTGAGCGACATCCGCGTCCTTGCGGAGACCAGGAACTATCCGGGGTGGGTCTATTCCGCCCGCGACGGATTCGACCCCGCCGCAGTGGGGGCCATCGCCGAGGCCATGTTCTCTCTTGACCCGGCAATACCCGAGCATCGCGAGATCCTCGGCGTGGCCGGAATGAGCGGGATCATTCCGGCCCACGACGCGGATTACGGTCCCATCCGCGAGCTGGCCGACAAGGTCGGCAGGTAG